A genomic window from Bubalus bubalis isolate 160015118507 breed Murrah chromosome 11, NDDB_SH_1, whole genome shotgun sequence includes:
- the WDR89 gene encoding WD repeat-containing protein 89, translated as MEKIEEQFANLNIVKRSSETKEPTYLLGIDTSKTVQTEKGSLVAVLCSNGSIRIHDKERLNVIREFRGYPGLNGVKFANSHDRVYSSCTDGTVKCWDARLASGKPVQLFKGYPSNIFISFDISSNDHVICAGTEKVDDDALLVFWDARINSQDLSTTKEPLGAYSETHSDDITQVRFHPSNPNMVVSGSTDGLVNVFDISADNEDDALVTTCNSVSSVSFIGWSGKDYKQIYCMTHDEGFCWWDLNHLDTDEPITCLNIPDVREVINVKEGILDYLIGGLYHEKTDKLFVVGGTNTGIIHIMNCMTSGLVHVTSLQGGHAAMVRSFCWNMQDDSLLTGGEDAQLLLWKPGAVEKTFTKKDSMKIASSVHQRVRVHSNDSYKRRKKQ; from the coding sequence ATGGAGAAGATTGAAGAACAATTTGCCAACTTGAACATTGTTAAACGTTCCTcagaaactaaagagcctactTACCTGCTTGGCATAGACACATCAAAGACTgtacaaacagaaaaaggaagctTGGTTGCTGTTCTGTGTTCTAATGGATCAATCAGAATACATGATAAAGAAAGGTTAAATGTAATACGAGAATTTAGAGGGTATCCTGGGCTTAATGGAGTCAAGTTTGCGAATTCCCATGACCGTGTGTATTCCTCATGCACTGATGGCACTGTGAAGTGTTGGGATGCTCGACTGGCCAGTGGCAAACCTGTCCAGCTGTTCAAGGGTTACCCTTCcaatatttttatcagttttgaTATCAGCTCTAATGATCATGTCATTTGTGCTGGTACAGAAAAAGTTGATGATGATGCATTGCTGGTATTTTGGGATGCAAGAATTAATTCTCAGGACTTGTCTACTACCAAAGAGCCACTTGGTGCATATTCAGAGACACATAGTGATGATATCACTCAAGTACGTTTCCATCCCAGCAATCCAAACATGGTAGTCTCAGGTTCAACTGATGGCCTGGTGAATGTATTTGATATTAGCGCGGATAATGAAGACGATGCACTGGTCACAACCTGTAACTCAGTTTCATCAGTAAGCTTTATTGGTTGGTCTGGGAAAGATTATAAACAGATTTACTGCATGACACATGATGAGGGATTTTGTTGGTGGGATCTTAATCATCTGGATACAGATGAACCAATTACATGTTTGAACATTCCTGATGTCAGAGAAGTAATTAATGTGAAAGAAGGGATTTTGGACTATTTGATTGGTGGCCTATATCATGAAAAGACGGACAAATTGTTTGTTGTCGGAGGGACAAACACAGGAATTATTCACATAATGAACTGTATGACATCAGGATTGGTCCATGTGACCAGCCTTCAAGGAGGGCATGCTGCTATGGTCCGGTCCTTCTGTTGGAATATGCAGGATGATTCTTTGCTAACTGGAGGAGAAGATGCACAGTTGTTACTTTGGAAACCTGGAGCAGTAGAGAAGACATTTACAAAGAAAGACAGCATGAAAATAGCATCCTCTGTACACCAGCGAGTTCGCGTTCACAGTAATGATTCttataagagaaggaaaaagcaatga